From one Gossypium hirsutum isolate 1008001.06 chromosome D08, Gossypium_hirsutum_v2.1, whole genome shotgun sequence genomic stretch:
- the LOC107932511 gene encoding probable NOT transcription complex subunit VIP2 isoform X1 has protein sequence MSGLLNSSINGSASNLPDSSGRSFATSFSGQSGAASPVFHHTGSIQGLHNIHGSFNVPNLPGTLASRNSTLSNVPTGGVQQPTGSLSGGRFASNNLPVALSQLSHGSSHGHSGVTNRGGISIVGNPGFSSNTNGVGGSIPGILPTSAGIGNRNAVPGLGVSPILGNAGPRITSSMGNMVGGGNIGRTLSSGGGLSVPGLASRLNLSGNSGSASLTVQGQNRLMSGVLPQGINQYNGQKFWLIYHPSLLFSFDECSGLAPFLALLFIASRCTLVIWFLLLTGSPQVLSMLGNSYPTAGGPLSQSHVQAVNNLSSMGMLNDVNSNDNSPFDINNDFPQLTSRPNSAGGPQGQLGSLRKQGLSPIVQQNQEFSIQNEDFPALPGFKGGNADYAMDLHQKEQLHDNTMSMMQSQHFSMGRSAGFNLGGSYSSHRPQQQQLHAPSASGSGVSFSPGNNQDLLHLHGSDIFPSSHSSYHSQTNGPPGVGLRPLNSSNTVSGMGYDQLIQQYQQHQNPSQFRLQQISAVNQSFREPGMKSMQATQSNPDPFGLLGLQSVIKMTDPDLTSLALGIDLTTLGLNLNSSENLHKTFRSPWSDEPAKGDPEFTVPQCYYAKQPPALHQGYFSKFSVDALFYIFYSMPKDEAQLYAANELYNRGWFYHKEHRSWFIRVPNVEPLVKTNTYERGSYHCFDPKSFETIRKDNFVVHYEMLEKRPALPQH, from the exons ATGTCGGGATTACTTAAT TCTTCTATCAACGGGTCGGCATCTAATCTTCCAGACAGTAGCGGACGTTCTTTTGCAACATCTTTCTCTGGTCAGTCTGGTGCTGCCTCCCCTGTTTTCCATCACACTG GCTCTATTCAGGGACTGCATAATATTCATGGTAGCTTTAATGTTCCCAACCTGCCTGGCACGCTTGCATCAAGAAACTCAACGTTAAGTAATGTTCCAACTGGTGGTGTTCAACAACCTACTGGGAGCCTTTCTGGTGGAAGATTTGCATCAAATAATCTCCCAGTTGCACTTTCTCAG TTATCTCACGGCAGCTCCCATGGTCATTCAGGAGTAACCAATAGAGGAGGTATTAGTATTGTAGGAAACCCTGGATTTAGTAGTAACACAAATGGAGTTGGTGGCTCTATACCTGGTATTCTCCCAACCTCTGCAGGAATCGGTAACCGCAATGCTGTTCCAGGATTGGGAGTATCCCCAATTCTGGGAAATGCAGGTCCTAGGATAACAAGTTCTATGGGAAACATGGTTGGTGGGGGCAACATCGGGAGGACATTAAGCTCTGGTGGAGGGTTATCTGTGCCTGGTCTAGCATCTCGTCTGAATTTAAGTGGCAATAGTGGATCCGCAAGTTTAACTGTGCAGGGACAGAATCGGTTGATGAGTGGTGTGCTTCCTCAAG GCATAAATCAGTACAATGGCcaaaaattttggttaatttacCATCCCTCGTTGCTGTTTTCTTTTGATGAGTGTTCTGGCTTGGCTCCTTTTCTTGCATTGCTCTTCATAGCTTCTCGGTGCACGCTAGTAATCTGGTTCTTATTATTAACAG GATCTCCTCAGGTACTTTCAATGTTAGGCAATTCTTATCCAACTGCTGGGGGTCCACTTTCCCAGAGTCATGTTCAAGCTGTGAACAATCTTAGTTCTATGGGCATGTTGAATGATGTGAACTCAAATGACAATTCCCCTTTTGACATAAACAATGATTTCCCTCAGTTGACAAGTCGTCCTAATTCTGCTGGTGGGCCTCAAGGACAATTGG gTTCATTACGAAAACAAGGTCTTAGTCCCATTGTTCAACAAAACCAAGAGTTCAGCATTCAAAATGAAGATTTCCCTGCATTACCAGGATTTAAAG GTGGTAATGCTGATTATGCAATGGATTTGCACCAGAAAGAGCAACTACATGACAATACCATGTCTATGATGCAGTCTCAGCACTTCTCT ATGGGGAGATCAGCAGGATTTAACTTGGGTGGATCTTATTCATCTCATCGCCCACAGCAGCAACAGCTACATGCTCCATCAGCCAGTGGTAGCGGGGTCTCCTTTTCACCTGGAAACAACCAAGATCTTCTCCATTTACATGGCTCAGATATATTCCCGTCATCTCATTCAAGCTACCACTCACAG ACCAACGGACCACCTGGAGTTGGACTAAGACCTTTAAATTCCTCAAATACGGTTTCTGGCATGGGTTATGACCAGCTCATTCAGCAATATCAGCAACATCAGAACCCTTCCCAATTTCGTCTTCAACAGATATCAGCTGTCAATCAATCATTTAGGGAACCAGGCATGAAATCAATGCAAGCCACACAGTCTAATCCAGACCCATTTGGTTTACTTGGTTTGCAAAGTGTGATAAAGATGACCGATCCTGATTTGACTTCCCTTGCACTCGGAATCGATCTGACAACACttggtttaaatttaaattcatcagAAAATCTTCACAAGACTTTTCGTTCTCCGTGGTCTGATGAACCAGCTAAGGGTGACCCAGAGTTCACCGTGCCACAATGTTATTACGCTAAGCAACCACCTGCATTACAT CAAGGGTATTTTTCGAAATTTTCTGTGGATGCATTGTTCTATATATTTTACAG CATGCCAAAAGATGAAGCTCAACTATATGCCGCAAATGAACT TTATAATAGAGGCTGGTTTTACCACAAGGAGCATCGATCATGGTTCATAAGAGTCCCCAATGTGGAGCCACTGGTTAAGACAAACACATATGAGAGAGGTTCTTATCACTGTTTTGATCCGAAGTCATTTGAAACAATCCGTAAG GACAATTTTGTCGTTCATTACGAGATGTTGGAAAAAAGACCGGCTTTACCCCAACAttaa
- the LOC107932511 gene encoding probable NOT transcription complex subunit VIP2 isoform X4 yields the protein MSGLLNSSINGSASNLPDSSGRSFATSFSGQSGAASPVFHHTGSIQGLHNIHGSFNVPNLPGTLASRNSTLSNVPTGGVQQPTGSLSGGRFASNNLPVALSQLSHGSSHGHSGVTNRGGISIVGNPGFSSNTNGVGGSIPGILPTSAGIGNRNAVPGLGVSPILGNAGPRITSSMGNMVGGGNIGRTLSSGGGLSVPGLASRLNLSGNSGSASLTVQGQNRLMSGVLPQGSPQVLSMLGNSYPTAGGPLSQSHVQAVNNLSSMGMLNDVNSNDNSPFDINNDFPQLTSRPNSAGGPQGQLGSLRKQGLSPIVQQNQEFSIQNEDFPALPGFKGGNADYAMDLHQKEQLHDNTMSMMQSQHFSMGRSAGFNLGGSYSSHRPQQQQLHAPSASGSGVSFSPGNNQDLLHLHGSDIFPSSHSSYHSQTNGPPGVGLRPLNSSNTVSGMGYDQLIQQYQQHQNPSQFRLQQISAVNQSFREPGMKSMQATQSNPDPFGLLGLQSVIKMTDPDLTSLALGIDLTTLGLNLNSSENLHKTFRSPWSDEPAKGDPEFTVPQCYYAKQPPALHQGYFSKFSVDALFYIFYSMPKDEAQLYAANELYNRGWFYHKEHRSWFIRVPNVEPLVKTNTYERGSYHCFDPKSFETIRKDNFVVHYEMLEKRPALPQH from the exons ATGTCGGGATTACTTAAT TCTTCTATCAACGGGTCGGCATCTAATCTTCCAGACAGTAGCGGACGTTCTTTTGCAACATCTTTCTCTGGTCAGTCTGGTGCTGCCTCCCCTGTTTTCCATCACACTG GCTCTATTCAGGGACTGCATAATATTCATGGTAGCTTTAATGTTCCCAACCTGCCTGGCACGCTTGCATCAAGAAACTCAACGTTAAGTAATGTTCCAACTGGTGGTGTTCAACAACCTACTGGGAGCCTTTCTGGTGGAAGATTTGCATCAAATAATCTCCCAGTTGCACTTTCTCAG TTATCTCACGGCAGCTCCCATGGTCATTCAGGAGTAACCAATAGAGGAGGTATTAGTATTGTAGGAAACCCTGGATTTAGTAGTAACACAAATGGAGTTGGTGGCTCTATACCTGGTATTCTCCCAACCTCTGCAGGAATCGGTAACCGCAATGCTGTTCCAGGATTGGGAGTATCCCCAATTCTGGGAAATGCAGGTCCTAGGATAACAAGTTCTATGGGAAACATGGTTGGTGGGGGCAACATCGGGAGGACATTAAGCTCTGGTGGAGGGTTATCTGTGCCTGGTCTAGCATCTCGTCTGAATTTAAGTGGCAATAGTGGATCCGCAAGTTTAACTGTGCAGGGACAGAATCGGTTGATGAGTGGTGTGCTTCCTCAAG GATCTCCTCAGGTACTTTCAATGTTAGGCAATTCTTATCCAACTGCTGGGGGTCCACTTTCCCAGAGTCATGTTCAAGCTGTGAACAATCTTAGTTCTATGGGCATGTTGAATGATGTGAACTCAAATGACAATTCCCCTTTTGACATAAACAATGATTTCCCTCAGTTGACAAGTCGTCCTAATTCTGCTGGTGGGCCTCAAGGACAATTGG gTTCATTACGAAAACAAGGTCTTAGTCCCATTGTTCAACAAAACCAAGAGTTCAGCATTCAAAATGAAGATTTCCCTGCATTACCAGGATTTAAAG GTGGTAATGCTGATTATGCAATGGATTTGCACCAGAAAGAGCAACTACATGACAATACCATGTCTATGATGCAGTCTCAGCACTTCTCT ATGGGGAGATCAGCAGGATTTAACTTGGGTGGATCTTATTCATCTCATCGCCCACAGCAGCAACAGCTACATGCTCCATCAGCCAGTGGTAGCGGGGTCTCCTTTTCACCTGGAAACAACCAAGATCTTCTCCATTTACATGGCTCAGATATATTCCCGTCATCTCATTCAAGCTACCACTCACAG ACCAACGGACCACCTGGAGTTGGACTAAGACCTTTAAATTCCTCAAATACGGTTTCTGGCATGGGTTATGACCAGCTCATTCAGCAATATCAGCAACATCAGAACCCTTCCCAATTTCGTCTTCAACAGATATCAGCTGTCAATCAATCATTTAGGGAACCAGGCATGAAATCAATGCAAGCCACACAGTCTAATCCAGACCCATTTGGTTTACTTGGTTTGCAAAGTGTGATAAAGATGACCGATCCTGATTTGACTTCCCTTGCACTCGGAATCGATCTGACAACACttggtttaaatttaaattcatcagAAAATCTTCACAAGACTTTTCGTTCTCCGTGGTCTGATGAACCAGCTAAGGGTGACCCAGAGTTCACCGTGCCACAATGTTATTACGCTAAGCAACCACCTGCATTACAT CAAGGGTATTTTTCGAAATTTTCTGTGGATGCATTGTTCTATATATTTTACAG CATGCCAAAAGATGAAGCTCAACTATATGCCGCAAATGAACT TTATAATAGAGGCTGGTTTTACCACAAGGAGCATCGATCATGGTTCATAAGAGTCCCCAATGTGGAGCCACTGGTTAAGACAAACACATATGAGAGAGGTTCTTATCACTGTTTTGATCCGAAGTCATTTGAAACAATCCGTAAG GACAATTTTGTCGTTCATTACGAGATGTTGGAAAAAAGACCGGCTTTACCCCAACAttaa
- the LOC107932511 gene encoding probable NOT transcription complex subunit VIP2 isoform X3 — MSGLLNSSINGSASNLPDSSGRSFATSFSGQSGAASPVFHHTGSIQGLHNIHGSFNVPNLPGTLASRNSTLSNVPTGGVQQPTGSLSGGRFASNNLPVALSQLSHGSSHGHSGVTNRGGLGVSPILGNAGPRITSSMGNMVGGGNIGRTLSSGGGLSVPGLASRLNLSGNSGSASLTVQGQNRLMSGVLPQGINQYNGQKFWLIYHPSLLFSFDECSGLAPFLALLFIASRCTLVIWFLLLTGSPQVLSMLGNSYPTAGGPLSQSHVQAVNNLSSMGMLNDVNSNDNSPFDINNDFPQLTSRPNSAGGPQGQLGSLRKQGLSPIVQQNQEFSIQNEDFPALPGFKGGNADYAMDLHQKEQLHDNTMSMMQSQHFSMGRSAGFNLGGSYSSHRPQQQQLHAPSASGSGVSFSPGNNQDLLHLHGSDIFPSSHSSYHSQTNGPPGVGLRPLNSSNTVSGMGYDQLIQQYQQHQNPSQFRLQQISAVNQSFREPGMKSMQATQSNPDPFGLLGLQSVIKMTDPDLTSLALGIDLTTLGLNLNSSENLHKTFRSPWSDEPAKGDPEFTVPQCYYAKQPPALHQGYFSKFSVDALFYIFYSMPKDEAQLYAANELYNRGWFYHKEHRSWFIRVPNVEPLVKTNTYERGSYHCFDPKSFETIRKDNFVVHYEMLEKRPALPQH, encoded by the exons ATGTCGGGATTACTTAAT TCTTCTATCAACGGGTCGGCATCTAATCTTCCAGACAGTAGCGGACGTTCTTTTGCAACATCTTTCTCTGGTCAGTCTGGTGCTGCCTCCCCTGTTTTCCATCACACTG GCTCTATTCAGGGACTGCATAATATTCATGGTAGCTTTAATGTTCCCAACCTGCCTGGCACGCTTGCATCAAGAAACTCAACGTTAAGTAATGTTCCAACTGGTGGTGTTCAACAACCTACTGGGAGCCTTTCTGGTGGAAGATTTGCATCAAATAATCTCCCAGTTGCACTTTCTCAG TTATCTCACGGCAGCTCCCATGGTCATTCAGGAGTAACCAATAGAGGAG GATTGGGAGTATCCCCAATTCTGGGAAATGCAGGTCCTAGGATAACAAGTTCTATGGGAAACATGGTTGGTGGGGGCAACATCGGGAGGACATTAAGCTCTGGTGGAGGGTTATCTGTGCCTGGTCTAGCATCTCGTCTGAATTTAAGTGGCAATAGTGGATCCGCAAGTTTAACTGTGCAGGGACAGAATCGGTTGATGAGTGGTGTGCTTCCTCAAG GCATAAATCAGTACAATGGCcaaaaattttggttaatttacCATCCCTCGTTGCTGTTTTCTTTTGATGAGTGTTCTGGCTTGGCTCCTTTTCTTGCATTGCTCTTCATAGCTTCTCGGTGCACGCTAGTAATCTGGTTCTTATTATTAACAG GATCTCCTCAGGTACTTTCAATGTTAGGCAATTCTTATCCAACTGCTGGGGGTCCACTTTCCCAGAGTCATGTTCAAGCTGTGAACAATCTTAGTTCTATGGGCATGTTGAATGATGTGAACTCAAATGACAATTCCCCTTTTGACATAAACAATGATTTCCCTCAGTTGACAAGTCGTCCTAATTCTGCTGGTGGGCCTCAAGGACAATTGG gTTCATTACGAAAACAAGGTCTTAGTCCCATTGTTCAACAAAACCAAGAGTTCAGCATTCAAAATGAAGATTTCCCTGCATTACCAGGATTTAAAG GTGGTAATGCTGATTATGCAATGGATTTGCACCAGAAAGAGCAACTACATGACAATACCATGTCTATGATGCAGTCTCAGCACTTCTCT ATGGGGAGATCAGCAGGATTTAACTTGGGTGGATCTTATTCATCTCATCGCCCACAGCAGCAACAGCTACATGCTCCATCAGCCAGTGGTAGCGGGGTCTCCTTTTCACCTGGAAACAACCAAGATCTTCTCCATTTACATGGCTCAGATATATTCCCGTCATCTCATTCAAGCTACCACTCACAG ACCAACGGACCACCTGGAGTTGGACTAAGACCTTTAAATTCCTCAAATACGGTTTCTGGCATGGGTTATGACCAGCTCATTCAGCAATATCAGCAACATCAGAACCCTTCCCAATTTCGTCTTCAACAGATATCAGCTGTCAATCAATCATTTAGGGAACCAGGCATGAAATCAATGCAAGCCACACAGTCTAATCCAGACCCATTTGGTTTACTTGGTTTGCAAAGTGTGATAAAGATGACCGATCCTGATTTGACTTCCCTTGCACTCGGAATCGATCTGACAACACttggtttaaatttaaattcatcagAAAATCTTCACAAGACTTTTCGTTCTCCGTGGTCTGATGAACCAGCTAAGGGTGACCCAGAGTTCACCGTGCCACAATGTTATTACGCTAAGCAACCACCTGCATTACAT CAAGGGTATTTTTCGAAATTTTCTGTGGATGCATTGTTCTATATATTTTACAG CATGCCAAAAGATGAAGCTCAACTATATGCCGCAAATGAACT TTATAATAGAGGCTGGTTTTACCACAAGGAGCATCGATCATGGTTCATAAGAGTCCCCAATGTGGAGCCACTGGTTAAGACAAACACATATGAGAGAGGTTCTTATCACTGTTTTGATCCGAAGTCATTTGAAACAATCCGTAAG GACAATTTTGTCGTTCATTACGAGATGTTGGAAAAAAGACCGGCTTTACCCCAACAttaa
- the LOC107932511 gene encoding probable NOT transcription complex subunit VIP2 isoform X7 — protein sequence MSGLLNSSINGSASNLPDSSGRSFATSFSGQSGAASPVFHHTGSIQGLHNIHGSFNVPNLPGTLASRNSTLSNVPTGGVQQPTGSLSGGRFASNNLPVALSQLSHGSSHGHSGVTNRGGLGVSPILGNAGPRITSSMGNMVGGGNIGRTLSSGGGLSVPGLASRLNLSGNSGSASLTVQGQNRLMSGVLPQGSPQVLSMLGNSYPTAGGPLSQSHVQAVNNLSSMGMLNDVNSNDNSPFDINNDFPQLTSRPNSAGGPQGQLGSLRKQGLSPIVQQNQEFSIQNEDFPALPGFKGGNADYAMDLHQKEQLHDNTMSMMQSQHFSMGRSAGFNLGGSYSSHRPQQQQLHAPSASGSGVSFSPGNNQDLLHLHGSDIFPSSHSSYHSQTNGPPGVGLRPLNSSNTVSGMGYDQLIQQYQQHQNPSQFRLQQISAVNQSFREPGMKSMQATQSNPDPFGLLGLQSVIKMTDPDLTSLALGIDLTTLGLNLNSSENLHKTFRSPWSDEPAKGDPEFTVPQCYYAKQPPALHQGYFSKFSVDALFYIFYSMPKDEAQLYAANELYNRGWFYHKEHRSWFIRVPNVEPLVKTNTYERGSYHCFDPKSFETIRKDNFVVHYEMLEKRPALPQH from the exons ATGTCGGGATTACTTAAT TCTTCTATCAACGGGTCGGCATCTAATCTTCCAGACAGTAGCGGACGTTCTTTTGCAACATCTTTCTCTGGTCAGTCTGGTGCTGCCTCCCCTGTTTTCCATCACACTG GCTCTATTCAGGGACTGCATAATATTCATGGTAGCTTTAATGTTCCCAACCTGCCTGGCACGCTTGCATCAAGAAACTCAACGTTAAGTAATGTTCCAACTGGTGGTGTTCAACAACCTACTGGGAGCCTTTCTGGTGGAAGATTTGCATCAAATAATCTCCCAGTTGCACTTTCTCAG TTATCTCACGGCAGCTCCCATGGTCATTCAGGAGTAACCAATAGAGGAG GATTGGGAGTATCCCCAATTCTGGGAAATGCAGGTCCTAGGATAACAAGTTCTATGGGAAACATGGTTGGTGGGGGCAACATCGGGAGGACATTAAGCTCTGGTGGAGGGTTATCTGTGCCTGGTCTAGCATCTCGTCTGAATTTAAGTGGCAATAGTGGATCCGCAAGTTTAACTGTGCAGGGACAGAATCGGTTGATGAGTGGTGTGCTTCCTCAAG GATCTCCTCAGGTACTTTCAATGTTAGGCAATTCTTATCCAACTGCTGGGGGTCCACTTTCCCAGAGTCATGTTCAAGCTGTGAACAATCTTAGTTCTATGGGCATGTTGAATGATGTGAACTCAAATGACAATTCCCCTTTTGACATAAACAATGATTTCCCTCAGTTGACAAGTCGTCCTAATTCTGCTGGTGGGCCTCAAGGACAATTGG gTTCATTACGAAAACAAGGTCTTAGTCCCATTGTTCAACAAAACCAAGAGTTCAGCATTCAAAATGAAGATTTCCCTGCATTACCAGGATTTAAAG GTGGTAATGCTGATTATGCAATGGATTTGCACCAGAAAGAGCAACTACATGACAATACCATGTCTATGATGCAGTCTCAGCACTTCTCT ATGGGGAGATCAGCAGGATTTAACTTGGGTGGATCTTATTCATCTCATCGCCCACAGCAGCAACAGCTACATGCTCCATCAGCCAGTGGTAGCGGGGTCTCCTTTTCACCTGGAAACAACCAAGATCTTCTCCATTTACATGGCTCAGATATATTCCCGTCATCTCATTCAAGCTACCACTCACAG ACCAACGGACCACCTGGAGTTGGACTAAGACCTTTAAATTCCTCAAATACGGTTTCTGGCATGGGTTATGACCAGCTCATTCAGCAATATCAGCAACATCAGAACCCTTCCCAATTTCGTCTTCAACAGATATCAGCTGTCAATCAATCATTTAGGGAACCAGGCATGAAATCAATGCAAGCCACACAGTCTAATCCAGACCCATTTGGTTTACTTGGTTTGCAAAGTGTGATAAAGATGACCGATCCTGATTTGACTTCCCTTGCACTCGGAATCGATCTGACAACACttggtttaaatttaaattcatcagAAAATCTTCACAAGACTTTTCGTTCTCCGTGGTCTGATGAACCAGCTAAGGGTGACCCAGAGTTCACCGTGCCACAATGTTATTACGCTAAGCAACCACCTGCATTACAT CAAGGGTATTTTTCGAAATTTTCTGTGGATGCATTGTTCTATATATTTTACAG CATGCCAAAAGATGAAGCTCAACTATATGCCGCAAATGAACT TTATAATAGAGGCTGGTTTTACCACAAGGAGCATCGATCATGGTTCATAAGAGTCCCCAATGTGGAGCCACTGGTTAAGACAAACACATATGAGAGAGGTTCTTATCACTGTTTTGATCCGAAGTCATTTGAAACAATCCGTAAG GACAATTTTGTCGTTCATTACGAGATGTTGGAAAAAAGACCGGCTTTACCCCAACAttaa
- the LOC107932511 gene encoding probable NOT transcription complex subunit VIP2 isoform X2 — MSGLLNSSINGSASNLPDSSGRSFATSFSGSIQGLHNIHGSFNVPNLPGTLASRNSTLSNVPTGGVQQPTGSLSGGRFASNNLPVALSQLSHGSSHGHSGVTNRGGISIVGNPGFSSNTNGVGGSIPGILPTSAGIGNRNAVPGLGVSPILGNAGPRITSSMGNMVGGGNIGRTLSSGGGLSVPGLASRLNLSGNSGSASLTVQGQNRLMSGVLPQGINQYNGQKFWLIYHPSLLFSFDECSGLAPFLALLFIASRCTLVIWFLLLTGSPQVLSMLGNSYPTAGGPLSQSHVQAVNNLSSMGMLNDVNSNDNSPFDINNDFPQLTSRPNSAGGPQGQLGSLRKQGLSPIVQQNQEFSIQNEDFPALPGFKGGNADYAMDLHQKEQLHDNTMSMMQSQHFSMGRSAGFNLGGSYSSHRPQQQQLHAPSASGSGVSFSPGNNQDLLHLHGSDIFPSSHSSYHSQTNGPPGVGLRPLNSSNTVSGMGYDQLIQQYQQHQNPSQFRLQQISAVNQSFREPGMKSMQATQSNPDPFGLLGLQSVIKMTDPDLTSLALGIDLTTLGLNLNSSENLHKTFRSPWSDEPAKGDPEFTVPQCYYAKQPPALHQGYFSKFSVDALFYIFYSMPKDEAQLYAANELYNRGWFYHKEHRSWFIRVPNVEPLVKTNTYERGSYHCFDPKSFETIRKDNFVVHYEMLEKRPALPQH, encoded by the exons ATGTCGGGATTACTTAAT TCTTCTATCAACGGGTCGGCATCTAATCTTCCAGACAGTAGCGGACGTTCTTTTGCAACATCTTTCTCTG GCTCTATTCAGGGACTGCATAATATTCATGGTAGCTTTAATGTTCCCAACCTGCCTGGCACGCTTGCATCAAGAAACTCAACGTTAAGTAATGTTCCAACTGGTGGTGTTCAACAACCTACTGGGAGCCTTTCTGGTGGAAGATTTGCATCAAATAATCTCCCAGTTGCACTTTCTCAG TTATCTCACGGCAGCTCCCATGGTCATTCAGGAGTAACCAATAGAGGAGGTATTAGTATTGTAGGAAACCCTGGATTTAGTAGTAACACAAATGGAGTTGGTGGCTCTATACCTGGTATTCTCCCAACCTCTGCAGGAATCGGTAACCGCAATGCTGTTCCAGGATTGGGAGTATCCCCAATTCTGGGAAATGCAGGTCCTAGGATAACAAGTTCTATGGGAAACATGGTTGGTGGGGGCAACATCGGGAGGACATTAAGCTCTGGTGGAGGGTTATCTGTGCCTGGTCTAGCATCTCGTCTGAATTTAAGTGGCAATAGTGGATCCGCAAGTTTAACTGTGCAGGGACAGAATCGGTTGATGAGTGGTGTGCTTCCTCAAG GCATAAATCAGTACAATGGCcaaaaattttggttaatttacCATCCCTCGTTGCTGTTTTCTTTTGATGAGTGTTCTGGCTTGGCTCCTTTTCTTGCATTGCTCTTCATAGCTTCTCGGTGCACGCTAGTAATCTGGTTCTTATTATTAACAG GATCTCCTCAGGTACTTTCAATGTTAGGCAATTCTTATCCAACTGCTGGGGGTCCACTTTCCCAGAGTCATGTTCAAGCTGTGAACAATCTTAGTTCTATGGGCATGTTGAATGATGTGAACTCAAATGACAATTCCCCTTTTGACATAAACAATGATTTCCCTCAGTTGACAAGTCGTCCTAATTCTGCTGGTGGGCCTCAAGGACAATTGG gTTCATTACGAAAACAAGGTCTTAGTCCCATTGTTCAACAAAACCAAGAGTTCAGCATTCAAAATGAAGATTTCCCTGCATTACCAGGATTTAAAG GTGGTAATGCTGATTATGCAATGGATTTGCACCAGAAAGAGCAACTACATGACAATACCATGTCTATGATGCAGTCTCAGCACTTCTCT ATGGGGAGATCAGCAGGATTTAACTTGGGTGGATCTTATTCATCTCATCGCCCACAGCAGCAACAGCTACATGCTCCATCAGCCAGTGGTAGCGGGGTCTCCTTTTCACCTGGAAACAACCAAGATCTTCTCCATTTACATGGCTCAGATATATTCCCGTCATCTCATTCAAGCTACCACTCACAG ACCAACGGACCACCTGGAGTTGGACTAAGACCTTTAAATTCCTCAAATACGGTTTCTGGCATGGGTTATGACCAGCTCATTCAGCAATATCAGCAACATCAGAACCCTTCCCAATTTCGTCTTCAACAGATATCAGCTGTCAATCAATCATTTAGGGAACCAGGCATGAAATCAATGCAAGCCACACAGTCTAATCCAGACCCATTTGGTTTACTTGGTTTGCAAAGTGTGATAAAGATGACCGATCCTGATTTGACTTCCCTTGCACTCGGAATCGATCTGACAACACttggtttaaatttaaattcatcagAAAATCTTCACAAGACTTTTCGTTCTCCGTGGTCTGATGAACCAGCTAAGGGTGACCCAGAGTTCACCGTGCCACAATGTTATTACGCTAAGCAACCACCTGCATTACAT CAAGGGTATTTTTCGAAATTTTCTGTGGATGCATTGTTCTATATATTTTACAG CATGCCAAAAGATGAAGCTCAACTATATGCCGCAAATGAACT TTATAATAGAGGCTGGTTTTACCACAAGGAGCATCGATCATGGTTCATAAGAGTCCCCAATGTGGAGCCACTGGTTAAGACAAACACATATGAGAGAGGTTCTTATCACTGTTTTGATCCGAAGTCATTTGAAACAATCCGTAAG GACAATTTTGTCGTTCATTACGAGATGTTGGAAAAAAGACCGGCTTTACCCCAACAttaa